From the Maioricimonas rarisocia genome, one window contains:
- a CDS encoding A24 family peptidase: MTLTTLVMLIPLTIASVTDARRHKIYNWTTYPGILAGCAAQTWEHGWPGFEDSVVGFFTCGLIMLLCFVLFNMGGGDVKLIAMMGAGLGLQDGVEAMLWTFTLAFIVGLAMIIFQIGLPTFVGKLWEYGGYVIRAGGKVPVRDEDREPLQRWLFLAPAALAAVIIVRGRLFQ, encoded by the coding sequence CGCGTCAGTGACGGACGCCCGTCGGCACAAGATCTACAACTGGACGACGTATCCCGGCATCCTCGCCGGGTGCGCCGCACAGACATGGGAGCATGGCTGGCCCGGTTTCGAAGACAGCGTCGTCGGGTTTTTCACCTGCGGCCTGATCATGCTGCTCTGCTTCGTGCTGTTCAACATGGGGGGGGGTGACGTCAAGCTGATCGCCATGATGGGTGCCGGACTTGGACTGCAGGATGGCGTCGAGGCGATGCTCTGGACCTTCACGCTGGCGTTCATCGTGGGACTGGCGATGATCATCTTTCAGATCGGCTTGCCAACGTTCGTCGGCAAGCTTTGGGAGTACGGCGGATACGTGATCCGCGCCGGCGGTAAGGTTCCCGTCCGCGACGAGGATCGCGAGCCGCTGCAGCGATGGCTGTTTCTTGCACCGGCGGCCCTGGCAGCGGTCATCATCGTGCGGGGACGACTGTTCCAGTAG